In Rhodothermales bacterium, the genomic stretch CGACGCGGGCCACCTCGTCTTCGGTCAGGGTCGAGTAGAATGGGAGGGCCAGTGTGCGCGCGCTGATGGATTCGGCCACGGGGAAGTCTCCCTCTCGGTATCCGAATCGTTCCCGGTAGTAGGGCTGGAGGTGGATTGTAGGGAAATAGGGGGCACTCCCGATGCCGGCGGCGCGGAGCCGCTCCATCACACGATCCCTCAGGCCGGCCGGCGATTCCGGCCGCAGTTCGATGACGTATACGAACCAGCTGCGGACGGAGCCGGTTTGTTCAGAGGGTGTTCGGAAGTGATGCGCCAGGCCGGCCAGCGCCTCATCGTACCATGCGGCGACCTGTCGGCGGCGCCTGAACAGATCCTCGCTGCGTTCCAACTGGGCGCAGCCGATGGCGGCGGACAGCTCGTCGAGCCGGTAGTTATAGCCCAGCCGTACGTGTTCCATGATCGCCGGCGTCCGCCGGCCCTGGTTCGCCATCGAGCGGCAGAGGGCGGCGATCTCCGGGTCATCCGTCGTAATACACCCGCCTTCGCCGGTGGTGATCGGCTTGTTGGGGTAAAACCCGAAGGCGGCGGCCCGGCCCCAGGCGCCGACGGGGCGGCCCTGAACCGACGCGCCAGGGGCCTCACAGGCGTCGTCGATCAGCATCAGGCCGTGGCGTTTCGCGAGGATCTCGAGCGATGGCCAGTCCGCCGGCTGCCCGAAGACATCGACGGCGAGGATTGCGCGCGTGGCCGGCGTGAGCGCGGCCTCGATGCGGCGTACGTCCAGCGTATACGTCTCGGGATCGACGTCGACAAACCGGGGCGTGACGTGTTCGAAGAGCAGGCAGTTGGCCGACGCGACGAAACTGTAAGGGGTCGTGATGACCTCGTCGCCGGCCCCGAGGCCGAGCGCACGCACGATGAGGTGGAGCGCCGCCGTGCCGCTGTTTACGGCCACGGCGTGGGATACCCCGCACAACGCGGCCATTTTTTCCTCGAACGACGTCACAAAAGGCCCCAGTGCAAGCCGGCGGGTATCCAGCGCCTGCAGCACATAGCGGGTTTCGCGTTCGGAGAGGTCGGGGAGTGAGAGCGGGATCAAGGCCGGTGAGGGGCTAGTTGTGGAACAGGTTGCGGCGGAGGGGTTCAACGACTGATTAGCGATTAGCGATTAGCGATTAGCGATTAGCGATCAGCGATTAGCGATCAGCGATTAGCGATTGTCGGTTGTGGCAGGTACGATCAACATTTATAGCCTTTTACTTTTCACTTTTACCTTTTCACTTTTCACTTTTCACTTCCAACTTCCTCATGCCCGTCCGCTCCGTCATCGCCGAGCATCTGCGTGTTATCGAGTTGCTGGTTCATCAGGCGGATGAGATCGAGCGCATTGGGCGGGATCTGGCCGAGCGGGTGAAGCGCGGTGGGCGGGTCTTCTGGATGGGGAACGGAGGGAGTGCTGCGCAGAGTATGCATTTTGCGGCGGAACTGGTGGGGCGATTCAAGCGTGAACGGCAGGCACTGGCATCGCTGGCATTTTCAGCCGACCCGTCCGTGGTCACGGCAATTGGGAATGATTATGGATTTGAACAGATTTTTGCGCGGCAAGTCCGCGCCTGGTGTAGAACTGGCGATGTGCTGATCGGTTTATCGACATCGGGCCGCAGTCCAAATGTCATCGCGGCCTTTGAGGAGGCATCCTCAAGGAATGTGTATACCCTGGGCCTGACCGGGCGGTCCGGCGGTGAGATGGCGGATGCCGTGGATGCCTGTCTCATGATCCCATCCGACGATACGGCGAGAATTCAGGAGGCGCACCTGCTCGTAGGGCATATGTGGTGCGATTGGATCGAACAAGGAGCCCTGGATGCGGGGCCCGCGTCATAACCAGCATCTTCATGCGTGCGCCGCGCCTGTTCGCGGGCACGTCCAATAGATAGATTGTCAACGAACTCCTCTATGTACAACGGAACGTCCCCGATTTCATCTGTTGTATGCACAGTCGCTATGCTGGCGGGCTGCTGTTTTTTATTACTGGTTACCCCGAAGGCCGCGCGTGCGCAGGACCTGCCGGCGAACGTGCAACGCGAACTCCAGGAGCGCGGCCTCACCGCCGACGAAGCGCGCCGCGAGGCGCAGCGTCTCGGCATCGACCTTTCGAACCCGGAAGTCGCCGTCCGCCGTGCTCGTGAGATCGGCATTTCCGAAAGCCTGGTGCGGCAGATGATTCTGGCCGTACAGGCGGAGGAAGAAGCCGAACGACTGCAGCAGCTGGGCGTCGTGGGGGAGGTGGACCGCGACGTGCCCTTGATGTTCGGGCCGGCCGTCCTGAGCCGCGATGTGCTCGTGTTGCCGCTCATCGATCCCCTCTTTTTTGCACCGAATACGTCCGAAGAGACGATCGAAGAAGTGGAGGAAGAGCGCCAACGCCTGCTCGCGAGCGATACGATCGTCGTCCGCGTGCCGCTCCGCGATGCGTTGTCGGGCATCCGATCGGTAGAGATGTTCCTCCTGAACGAGGTCAGCGCCGACACCCTGTACGCCTATGAGGTGCGGCGCATCCTTGGCAGCAAGTATGAGGGGAGCTGGCAGGGCCTTTTCGCCGTGCCGCACGATGTGGCTGTCGGCGATTGGGGCATCTACGTGCTTGCGATCGACGAGAGCCATAACGACAATATCATCGAGACGGGGACGGTACTTCGGATCACCCACGACGCCGCCGAGGCCAACGTCGAACGCGATTCGATGGCCGTGGCGGATAGCCTGCCGTATTTCGGGTACGACCTCTTCGCCGTGCGCCCGGAGTCCTTCCAACCGGTCACGAGCGGGCCCGTGGACGATGGGTACCTGGTGGGGCCGGGCGATGAGTTGCGCCTCATCATTTTTGGGGCGACAGAGTTCCAGCAGGATCTTGTGGTGGACGATGAGGGCCGTATCTTTGTGCCGAACGTGGGGCAGCGGACCGTCGCCGGCACCCGCCTCGCCGAGTTGCGCGAGGACCTCCGGCTGTGGCTGTCGAAGAATTACGCCGGCCTCACCACCGAGCCGCCCGAGGTGCTAATGGACCTCAGCGTCACCCGCCTCCGTCCGGTGAGCGTATTTGTTCTGGGCGAGGTGCCGCGACCGGGCCGTTTTCCCCTGCCCAGCAGCTCGACTGTCTTCAACGCCCTCTATGCCGTGGGCGGGCCGCGCTACACGGGCAGCCTGCGCAACGTGCAGGTCGTTCGGCGCGGACAGGTGGCTTACCAGGTCGACCTGTACGAGTACCTGCTCAAGGGCTTTTCGGAGGGCGACGTCCGCCTCCAGTCCAGCGACAATATCTTCATCCCGCCACGGGGATTGACCGTGGCGCTCGAAGGCGAGGTACATCGGCCGGCGTACTACGAACTCCGTTCGGGTGAGTCGATCCTTGACCTGCTCCAGTTTGCCGGCGGCTTGAAGCCGGAAGCCTATACGCGTCGTTTCCAGATCGACCGTGTGGTGCCCTTCGCCGAACGCGCCGATCCGATGGAGATCCGCAAAGTGCTCGATTTTAGCCTCGTCGATGTGTTATCCGGTGCCCAACAGGTGGCTCTCGAAAACGGCGACCGGGTGACCATCTTTTCGATCCCCGAGGCGACCAACATGGCCGCCCGAAGTCGCGTCCGGGCCGTGAGCGTGGGCGGCGCCGTTCACAATCCAGGGCGTTATGAACTCAACGAGGCGATCCGCACCGTGCGAGACCTCATCGCCGAAGCCGATGGCCTGACGGGCGACGCGTATCTCGATAAAGTCGAACTCATCCGCCTCACGCCGTCGCTTCAGCCCGAGGTTGTCTCGCTGAGACTGGACGATATCCTGGCGGACGAGCCGACGCAGAATCTCGTCCTGCGGCCCCAGGATAGTCTGCACGTGTTCGCCCTGAGCGAGCTACGCGTCCGGCCGACCGTCAAAATATCCGGCAAGGTGCGCTCGCCGGGCATGTACGAGATGCTCGAAAACATGACCGTGACCGACCTGCTCTTCAAGGGTGGTGGGTTGGCCGACCCGGAGCATCTCAAGACCGTTTTCCAGGCTCGGGCGGACATCTTTCGGAAGAGTGCGGACGGGCGGTCCGAGCAGATCATCCCGTTCGATCTGAGCGAGGCCCTCGCCGGCGGCCCCGTGGCCAGGATGTCGTTGCACCCCGACGACGAGATCCGCATCTACCCGCTGGAAGTGGAAGTCGCACGTGACCGCTACGTCCAGATCGCTGGCGCGGTTAAGGCGGAAGGGCAGTACCGTTTCCGCGATGGGATGTCGCTCGAAGACCTGATCTTGCAGGCCGGCGGCTTCCGCGACGACGCGTATTTCCAGGAGGTCGAAGTGACCCGGCTGGACAAACAGCGGCAAAACGGGGAACTGGCCATGGGCATCGAGGTCGCCCTCCTCCCGCCAGAGGCCCTGAACGAAACCTACAGCTTCGGGGTATCCGACAGCCTCAAGGCCTTCAGCGAGGCCCGCAAGTTCAAGCTCCAGCATCTCGACCGGATCTACGTACGCACCAACCCGGCGTACAAGCCGCAGCAGACGGTGATGGTGGCCGGCGAAGTGCAGTTCCCCGGCGAATACACACTCCTTCGCGAGAACGAGACGCTGTCCGAGGTCATCCGGCGCGCCGGCGGCATCCTGCCGACGGGGTACCCGAAAGGCGGCCGGCTGTACCGAGAGAACCTCCAGGTGATTGCACGGCTCGACCGTGCCCTCGGCGGCTACCGCGACGCGGACATCGTGCTGCTACCCGGCGACCGGGTGTTGATCCCGGCCCAGCCGAATACGGTGGCGGTGCGCGGAAACGTGGCCATCGAAGGGTTGATCAAATATGAACCCGGCCGGCGCGTGAAGTATTACCTCAGCCGCGCCGGCGGCCTCCGACCCGAATCTGAAGCCGTCCTCATGACCCAGGCCTCTGGCGCGACGTTCCGCGTTCGGCGCGGCCTGTTCAAGTCCAACCCGGTGGTCGATGAGGGTGCGAAGATTTTCGTGACCAAGAAGCCGCCGCGGGAGCCCGGTGAACGGATCGATGTCGGACGGACGATCGTTGAAACCGTGGGCATCGTCTCCAGCACGCTGACGATCATCGTCCTCGCACGCCAGGCGTTCCGCAACTAAGTCCACCGCTGTAATCGCACACCGTAAATCGATATGACCGCCCCGACCAACCCGGCGAACGGCACCCCGAAGGCGCTGGCGCCCGCCGACGAGCAGGAGGTTTCCCTGCTCGACATCGCGCTGGTCCTTGCGCGGCACCGGCGCGTCATCGTCCGCTCGGTGGCGGTGTG encodes the following:
- a CDS encoding DegT/DnrJ/EryC1/StrS family aminotransferase produces the protein MIPLSLPDLSERETRYVLQALDTRRLALGPFVTSFEEKMAALCGVSHAVAVNSGTAALHLIVRALGLGAGDEVITTPYSFVASANCLLFEHVTPRFVDVDPETYTLDVRRIEAALTPATRAILAVDVFGQPADWPSLEILAKRHGLMLIDDACEAPGASVQGRPVGAWGRAAAFGFYPNKPITTGEGGCITTDDPEIAALCRSMANQGRRTPAIMEHVRLGYNYRLDELSAAIGCAQLERSEDLFRRRRQVAAWYDEALAGLAHHFRTPSEQTGSVRSWFVYVIELRPESPAGLRDRVMERLRAAGIGSAPYFPTIHLQPYYRERFGYREGDFPVAESISARTLALPFYSTLTEDEVARVAEALAGAFSAEEKNGNESLHGVPN
- a CDS encoding SIS domain-containing protein, encoding MPVRSVIAEHLRVIELLVHQADEIERIGRDLAERVKRGGRVFWMGNGGSAAQSMHFAAELVGRFKRERQALASLAFSADPSVVTAIGNDYGFEQIFARQVRAWCRTGDVLIGLSTSGRSPNVIAAFEEASSRNVYTLGLTGRSGGEMADAVDACLMIPSDDTARIQEAHLLVGHMWCDWIEQGALDAGPAS
- a CDS encoding SLBB domain-containing protein, which codes for MLAGCCFLLLVTPKAARAQDLPANVQRELQERGLTADEARREAQRLGIDLSNPEVAVRRAREIGISESLVRQMILAVQAEEEAERLQQLGVVGEVDRDVPLMFGPAVLSRDVLVLPLIDPLFFAPNTSEETIEEVEEERQRLLASDTIVVRVPLRDALSGIRSVEMFLLNEVSADTLYAYEVRRILGSKYEGSWQGLFAVPHDVAVGDWGIYVLAIDESHNDNIIETGTVLRITHDAAEANVERDSMAVADSLPYFGYDLFAVRPESFQPVTSGPVDDGYLVGPGDELRLIIFGATEFQQDLVVDDEGRIFVPNVGQRTVAGTRLAELREDLRLWLSKNYAGLTTEPPEVLMDLSVTRLRPVSVFVLGEVPRPGRFPLPSSSTVFNALYAVGGPRYTGSLRNVQVVRRGQVAYQVDLYEYLLKGFSEGDVRLQSSDNIFIPPRGLTVALEGEVHRPAYYELRSGESILDLLQFAGGLKPEAYTRRFQIDRVVPFAERADPMEIRKVLDFSLVDVLSGAQQVALENGDRVTIFSIPEATNMAARSRVRAVSVGGAVHNPGRYELNEAIRTVRDLIAEADGLTGDAYLDKVELIRLTPSLQPEVVSLRLDDILADEPTQNLVLRPQDSLHVFALSELRVRPTVKISGKVRSPGMYEMLENMTVTDLLFKGGGLADPEHLKTVFQARADIFRKSADGRSEQIIPFDLSEALAGGPVARMSLHPDDEIRIYPLEVEVARDRYVQIAGAVKAEGQYRFRDGMSLEDLILQAGGFRDDAYFQEVEVTRLDKQRQNGELAMGIEVALLPPEALNETYSFGVSDSLKAFSEARKFKLQHLDRIYVRTNPAYKPQQTVMVAGEVQFPGEYTLLRENETLSEVIRRAGGILPTGYPKGGRLYRENLQVIARLDRALGGYRDADIVLLPGDRVLIPAQPNTVAVRGNVAIEGLIKYEPGRRVKYYLSRAGGLRPESEAVLMTQASGATFRVRRGLFKSNPVVDEGAKIFVTKKPPREPGERIDVGRTIVETVGIVSSTLTIIVLARQAFRN